The Chloroflexota bacterium genome window below encodes:
- a CDS encoding M4 family metallopeptidase, whose product MVRKRLITVAALLGLVGAVFGSAVSTGAQDYDKVRGQLIRTYREAEAKGVRPDWVTAAVDTSLDHFAGKGANSANLQVRGVDQDDLGINVRLDQTYAGLPVFGGQVIAHLDNKGNVTQESGELFAVDGIDTSASLSSAEAIKIAQSQVKYDFNAKKAGGAEVSSELKILPREGQDSVIVFHVSLHIEDGTEATAHHEFFINAKTGETELYYNDMDGVNATGTGKSLYSGNVSITTDLVSGVYYLRDNSRGGMYTTNMNNRTTGGSTFTDADNVWGTNTTANVQSAGVDAHYGAQLTWDYYLSSFGRRGIDGNGFRVLSRVHYGNRYNNAFWNGSSMTYGDGDGTTFRPLVSLDVAGHEITHGLTEKTAGLIYSNESGAANESFSDIFGTMVEYSSGSGDYLIGEDIYTPATAGDALRNMSNPAAEGDPDHYSKRYTGTGDNGGVHINSGIQNQVFYLLAQGGTNRTSGQAVTGIGRPKAAAIFYRALTVYLTPSSNFKAVRTATLNAARDLYGASSAEYNATAQAWTACGVQ is encoded by the coding sequence ATGGTTCGCAAACGTTTAATCACTGTTGCTGCATTGCTCGGTTTAGTTGGGGCTGTCTTTGGTTCTGCTGTTAGCACTGGTGCTCAAGATTACGACAAAGTTCGCGGGCAGTTGATCCGCACTTATCGCGAAGCCGAAGCCAAAGGCGTGCGCCCAGATTGGGTCACCGCAGCGGTTGATACCAGCTTGGATCACTTCGCTGGCAAAGGTGCAAATAGCGCCAATTTGCAAGTGCGTGGCGTTGATCAAGACGATCTGGGCATCAACGTGCGCCTTGACCAAACCTACGCTGGCTTGCCAGTCTTTGGCGGCCAAGTAATTGCGCACCTCGACAATAAAGGCAATGTGACCCAAGAAAGTGGTGAACTCTTCGCGGTTGATGGGATTGATACCAGCGCTAGCTTAAGCTCAGCTGAAGCAATCAAAATTGCCCAAAGCCAAGTCAAATATGATTTCAACGCCAAAAAAGCTGGTGGCGCAGAAGTCAGCAGCGAACTCAAAATCTTGCCACGCGAAGGCCAAGATTCAGTGATCGTCTTCCATGTTAGCTTGCACATTGAAGATGGCACCGAAGCAACTGCTCACCACGAGTTCTTCATCAACGCCAAGACTGGCGAAACCGAGCTGTACTACAACGACATGGATGGAGTCAACGCAACTGGAACTGGCAAGAGCTTGTACAGCGGCAATGTCTCAATTACTACCGATTTGGTGAGTGGGGTTTACTATCTGCGCGATAACTCACGCGGCGGGATGTACACCACTAACATGAACAACCGCACCACTGGCGGTAGCACCTTCACCGATGCTGATAATGTTTGGGGCACCAACACGACTGCTAATGTTCAAAGCGCTGGCGTTGATGCCCACTATGGCGCTCAATTGACTTGGGACTACTACTTGAGCAGCTTTGGCCGCCGTGGCATCGATGGCAATGGCTTCCGCGTGTTGAGCCGCGTGCATTATGGCAATCGCTATAACAACGCCTTCTGGAACGGCTCAAGCATGACCTATGGTGATGGCGATGGCACAACCTTCCGCCCATTGGTTTCGCTCGATGTTGCAGGCCACGAAATTACCCACGGTCTGACCGAAAAAACCGCTGGCTTGATCTATAGCAACGAATCGGGTGCTGCTAACGAATCATTCTCGGATATTTTCGGCACGATGGTCGAATATAGCAGTGGCTCAGGCGATTATCTGATTGGCGAAGATATCTACACCCCAGCCACCGCTGGCGATGCTTTGCGCAATATGTCGAACCCAGCTGCTGAAGGCGACCCCGACCACTACAGCAAGCGCTACACTGGCACTGGCGATAATGGCGGCGTGCACATCAACAGCGGGATTCAAAACCAAGTCTTCTATCTGTTGGCTCAAGGTGGCACCAACCGCACCTCTGGTCAAGCAGTAACTGGCATTGGCCGACCAAAAGCCGCTGCGATCTTCTATCGCGCCTTGACGGTCTACTTGACCCCAAGCTCAAACTTCAAGGCCGTGCGCACTGCAACCCTCAACGCCGCCCGCGACCTCTATGGCGCAAGCAGCGCTGAATACAACGCAACCGCTCAAGCCTGGACGGCTTGTGGCGTGCAATAA
- a CDS encoding carbohydrate ABC transporter permease: protein MAKTKLSDELVPKPFVSRFQRGAIYLLLVVGAFLSLFPFYYMFVQASQPSSEVLRFPPHLWFGSAAWSNIQGLFDNGFGRSLFNSAFIAVVYASLSVFIASLAGYAFAKFRFRGRSILFGMFLLVLMIPYHVTAVPLFQLMAKITLFGDPTWISSYQAVILPALANPFGIFLMRQSMQALPDDLLDAARIDGAGEWRVFTSVALPTMRPTLAALAIYSFMFQWNSFFWPLIIMRDKAMETLPVRINALVGLSIIDYGQLMMGTALTTLPIMMIFIAFQRQFISGALAGAVKG, encoded by the coding sequence ATGGCAAAAACCAAGCTTTCCGATGAACTTGTGCCCAAGCCCTTTGTGAGCCGCTTCCAGCGTGGCGCGATCTACCTTTTATTAGTCGTTGGGGCATTTTTATCACTATTCCCCTTCTACTACATGTTTGTCCAAGCCTCGCAGCCCTCAAGCGAAGTGCTGCGCTTTCCACCACATTTGTGGTTTGGCAGCGCTGCTTGGTCGAATATTCAAGGCCTGTTTGACAATGGCTTTGGGCGTTCGCTATTCAATTCGGCCTTTATTGCGGTGGTTTATGCTAGCCTCAGCGTCTTTATCGCTTCGCTGGCGGGTTATGCCTTTGCCAAATTCCGCTTTCGCGGGCGCTCAATCTTATTTGGCATGTTTTTGTTAGTCTTGATGATTCCCTATCATGTCACCGCCGTGCCACTGTTTCAACTCATGGCCAAAATCACGCTCTTTGGCGATCCAACCTGGATCAGCAGCTATCAAGCGGTGATTTTGCCGGCGCTGGCCAATCCGTTTGGCATCTTCTTGATGCGCCAAAGCATGCAAGCCTTGCCTGATGATCTGCTTGATGCGGCGCGAATTGATGGCGCTGGCGAGTGGCGGGTTTTCACCAGCGTGGCGCTGCCAACTATGCGCCCAACCCTTGCAGCCTTGGCAATTTATTCGTTTATGTTTCAATGGAACAGCTTCTTCTGGCCGTTGATTATTATGCGCGACAAAGCCATGGAAACCCTGCCCGTGCGGATCAACGCCCTCGTTGGCTTATCAATTATTGATTATGGCCAATTGATGATGGGCACAGCGCTCACCACCCTACCAATTATGATGATCTTTATCGCCTTCCAGCGCCAATTCATCTCCGGCGCACTCGCAGGCGCAGTCAAAGGATAA
- a CDS encoding sugar ABC transporter substrate-binding protein produces MMVRRNMHRSLISLLVLTLILAACGSESTTTTTSNTGSTNPAEVKGEITVWAWNVAAKSLEATVPSFNQKYPNVKVTVQDIGRTDVYDKLTSGLQAGGAGLPDVVAIESDRMDVYTSTFPDGLADLTSRASKYEKDFDPSKWAQSKISDKIRSIPWDSGPTGLWYRVDIFEQAGVDPKSIETWADLIAAGEKILAATNGKTKLLPVDIVADDAGFRMMTSQLGVCCYFNSDGKINLNNDKSVQALTLLKEINDKGLVANINGWDGTVAATKNGDVATVPFGVWYSGTIIDQAPDLSGKWDVMLLPAFEKGGNRAANLGGSTLAIPAATKNLDAAWLFVEHALATSEGQNIMMEKFGIWPSYQPAYSADLYSKPVAFFNNQPIWKLFADEIKNIPAATYTKDYAKGQAVLASAQAKVLSQGMDPKQALQEAAAELANQTGREIAQ; encoded by the coding sequence ATGATGGTTCGCCGAAATATGCATCGTTCGTTAATTAGCCTGTTGGTATTGACGCTGATTTTGGCTGCGTGTGGCAGCGAGAGCACCACAACCACGACCAGCAACACTGGCTCCACCAATCCCGCCGAAGTTAAAGGCGAAATTACAGTTTGGGCTTGGAATGTGGCCGCCAAGAGCCTCGAAGCAACGGTTCCCTCGTTTAACCAAAAATATCCCAACGTCAAAGTTACTGTCCAAGATATTGGGCGCACAGATGTCTACGATAAGCTGACTTCAGGCTTGCAAGCTGGCGGCGCTGGCTTACCCGATGTGGTCGCGATCGAATCCGACCGCATGGATGTGTATACGTCAACCTTCCCCGACGGCTTGGCCGACTTAACCAGCCGCGCTAGCAAATACGAAAAAGATTTTGATCCTTCCAAATGGGCACAATCCAAAATTAGCGATAAAATTCGCTCGATTCCCTGGGATTCCGGCCCAACTGGTTTGTGGTATCGGGTTGATATTTTCGAGCAAGCTGGCGTAGATCCTAAATCGATCGAAACATGGGCCGATTTGATCGCTGCTGGCGAAAAGATTTTGGCCGCGACCAATGGCAAAACCAAGCTCTTGCCAGTCGATATTGTGGCCGATGATGCTGGCTTCCGTATGATGACCAGCCAATTGGGCGTATGCTGCTATTTCAATAGCGATGGCAAAATCAACCTCAACAACGACAAATCGGTTCAAGCATTGACCTTGCTCAAAGAAATCAACGATAAAGGCTTAGTTGCCAATATCAATGGTTGGGATGGCACAGTTGCCGCGACCAAAAATGGCGATGTTGCCACGGTTCCATTTGGGGTCTGGTATAGCGGCACAATCATCGACCAAGCGCCAGATCTTTCAGGCAAATGGGATGTGATGTTGTTGCCAGCCTTCGAAAAAGGCGGCAATCGCGCTGCCAACCTAGGTGGCTCAACCTTGGCAATTCCGGCTGCAACCAAAAATCTCGATGCAGCTTGGTTGTTCGTTGAGCATGCCTTGGCCACCAGCGAAGGCCAAAACATTATGATGGAAAAATTCGGCATTTGGCCAAGCTATCAGCCAGCCTACAGCGCTGACCTCTATAGCAAGCCAGTGGCCTTCTTCAACAACCAACCAATTTGGAAACTGTTTGCTGATGAGATCAAGAACATTCCAGCAGCAACCTACACCAAAGATTATGCCAAAGGCCAAGCAGTTTTGGCTTCAGCTCAAGCCAAAGTGCTGAGCCAAGGCATGGACCCCAAACAAGCTCTGCAAGAAGCTGCTGCCGAATTGGCCAACCAAACTGGCCGCGAAATCGCCCAATAG
- a CDS encoding tetratricopeptide repeat protein, whose amino-acid sequence MMIALTQPSLNQPWDEEHIKALLRFPRYPLRLLQADPWQTWLNQRGGLANIYKYLHEYAFVASQQRILAVILASPEATADFYADHLSISRTTYFHRLNELLPAVAYALNTWQIDQPLTLATHSKPTLPQPLTSLVGVEPTLALLKPLLLQPQVRLLTLLGHAGVGKSRLALALAQQTQFTACWYLDLANITTMTAIEPALISLIQPTSPTLSGLIQQLDQQSTLLIFDNAEHLFPLTELLENVLSSAASLKMLVTSRRAMQLYGEYEYQVQPLATPHPADYLPPSELAEIPAVQLYLQRVQAVNPQFQLDQTNAQAISELSIALEGLPLAIELAALQSKFFAPQALLNRINQQQRLNILQRPQQRTARQQTLRGTLDWSFGLLEPDLQSLFSRLAVFAGGSTIEAAAVICASLEPQPEQTSGLRLESLPQAVDQVQAGLMALVDQSLLQQTIASHGEPRFQMLEVTREYALQQLNNRGETLLLQRGYALYYLRLAEHIMAWQAPQLFQRRTEMLQQEYRNFKAAIQWALDHHEADLSVRLVVLLWDFWTYYGHQQEGRQIAEAVIAQTASLQSPLRAQLLRLVGWLAHDLGEYTLMHHSFQASVEMAEGMADHHSLGLSLHGLGELAQMHGNWQQAQSQLQQSFTIFQNLEQQELQAWSLEHLGRLALSQGQFEQAYGLFHKSLDLFQVLDSSWGAMFALGHLGQVALYQADFAKAQHYLEECLQVSTATGANRSAMVCQTLNYLGELALQQQRLEQASELLHNCLNLSHEIGYRGCIELANYSLGLLALNEGKLAQARNYLHESLHLQQALNEQWRALLVIEACAEYLSQHQPQAAACLYLSSEHLRQSLAIQRPPLYQAKYQQLTQLLIDDLANTKPLASLESALDFAIIQIR is encoded by the coding sequence ATGATGATAGCGCTCACCCAACCAAGCCTCAACCAACCATGGGATGAAGAGCATATCAAGGCTTTGTTGCGGTTTCCGCGCTATCCGCTACGCTTGTTGCAGGCCGATCCATGGCAAACCTGGCTCAATCAGCGCGGTGGTTTAGCAAATATTTACAAATATCTGCATGAATATGCTTTTGTTGCCAGCCAACAACGAATTTTAGCCGTTATTTTAGCAAGCCCCGAAGCTACCGCCGATTTTTATGCTGATCATTTGAGCATCAGCCGTACCACCTATTTTCATCGCCTCAACGAATTGCTACCCGCCGTGGCCTATGCCCTAAATACTTGGCAAATCGATCAGCCGCTGACCCTTGCAACACATTCCAAACCAACCTTGCCACAGCCACTAACCAGTTTGGTTGGGGTCGAACCAACCCTAGCTTTGCTCAAACCCTTGCTGTTACAACCACAAGTGCGGCTACTAACCTTGCTTGGCCATGCAGGCGTGGGTAAATCGCGCTTAGCCTTGGCCTTAGCTCAACAAACCCAATTTACTGCTTGCTGGTATCTCGATTTGGCCAATATCACAACCATGACGGCAATTGAGCCAGCATTAATTAGCTTAATTCAGCCAACTAGCCCAACCCTCAGTGGATTAATTCAGCAGCTCGACCAGCAATCCACATTATTGATTTTTGATAATGCTGAGCATCTATTTCCGCTGACTGAATTGCTCGAAAACGTATTAAGTAGCGCGGCTAGCCTCAAAATGTTAGTAACCAGCCGCCGCGCAATGCAGCTTTATGGTGAATACGAATATCAGGTTCAGCCCTTGGCAACTCCACATCCCGCCGATTATCTACCCCCCAGCGAGTTGGCCGAAATTCCAGCGGTGCAACTCTATTTGCAACGAGTACAAGCGGTCAATCCGCAGTTTCAGCTTGATCAAACCAATGCCCAAGCCATCAGCGAACTAAGCATCGCGCTCGAAGGCTTACCTTTAGCAATCGAATTAGCCGCCTTGCAAAGCAAATTTTTCGCCCCCCAAGCCTTGCTCAATCGGATTAATCAGCAGCAACGCTTAAATATTTTGCAACGCCCCCAACAGCGCACAGCCCGCCAACAAACCTTGCGCGGCACGCTCGATTGGAGCTTTGGCCTGCTCGAACCAGATTTGCAAAGCCTGTTTAGTCGTTTGGCGGTATTTGCTGGTGGCAGCACAATCGAAGCTGCGGCGGTGATTTGCGCGAGCCTTGAGCCACAACCAGAGCAAACTAGTGGTCTACGTTTGGAAAGCCTGCCCCAAGCAGTCGACCAAGTTCAGGCAGGCTTGATGGCCTTGGTTGATCAAAGTTTATTGCAACAAACAATCGCAAGCCATGGCGAACCGCGCTTTCAGATGCTCGAAGTTACGCGCGAATACGCCCTGCAACAACTCAACAATCGCGGCGAAACGCTGCTGTTGCAACGCGGCTATGCCTTGTATTATTTGCGGTTGGCCGAACATATTATGGCTTGGCAAGCACCGCAGCTTTTTCAACGGCGCACCGAAATGTTGCAACAGGAATATCGCAACTTCAAAGCGGCAATTCAATGGGCGCTCGACCATCACGAAGCCGATCTGAGTGTGCGCTTGGTGGTGCTGCTCTGGGATTTTTGGACTTATTATGGGCATCAACAAGAGGGTCGCCAAATTGCTGAGGCCGTGATTGCCCAAACCGCCAGCTTACAATCGCCATTACGTGCCCAATTGTTGCGCTTAGTTGGTTGGTTGGCCCATGATCTGGGCGAATATACCCTGATGCACCATTCGTTTCAGGCAAGTGTTGAGATGGCCGAGGGCATGGCCGACCACCATAGTTTGGGGTTGTCGCTACATGGATTGGGCGAATTGGCTCAGATGCATGGCAATTGGCAACAAGCGCAAAGCCAACTCCAGCAAAGTTTCACAATTTTCCAAAACCTTGAGCAACAGGAATTGCAGGCCTGGTCGTTAGAACATTTGGGGCGTTTAGCCTTAAGTCAGGGTCAGTTCGAGCAAGCTTATGGACTATTTCACAAAAGCCTCGATCTCTTTCAGGTGCTCGATTCAAGCTGGGGCGCGATGTTTGCCCTCGGCCATCTTGGCCAAGTAGCCTTGTATCAAGCCGATTTTGCCAAGGCTCAACACTATTTGGAAGAATGTTTACAGGTTAGCACGGCCACCGGAGCAAACCGCAGCGCTATGGTTTGTCAAACGCTCAATTATCTGGGCGAATTGGCATTGCAACAACAACGCTTGGAGCAAGCCAGCGAATTACTGCATAATTGCCTCAATTTGAGCCATGAAATTGGCTATCGTGGTTGTATTGAGCTAGCCAACTATAGCTTAGGTTTGTTGGCGTTGAATGAAGGCAAGCTGGCTCAAGCTCGCAACTACTTGCATGAATCGCTGCATTTACAACAAGCCTTGAACGAACAATGGCGAGCCTTGTTGGTAATTGAAGCCTGCGCTGAATATCTGAGCCAGCATCAACCACAAGCTGCGGCCTGCCTGTACCTTAGCAGCGAGCATTTACGCCAAAGCCTCGCGATTCAGCGACCACCGCTGTATCAAGCCAAATATCAACAATTAACTCAGCTATTGATTGATGATTTAGCCAATACCAAGCCCCTAGCTAGCCTTGAAAGCGCCTTAGATTTTGCGATTATCCAGATTCGCTAG
- a CDS encoding sugar ABC transporter permease: MGSQLLTPAERRYQWRRRLTPYMFLLPALLIFGIFMLYPIIASLQLSFESQLNPNSGFSLDNYRRLFGDTVFRKALINTVFLLVFQVPLQLGLAMVLAVLLNSAVLKFRTAFRLIYFLPAITALFAVALIFRLLLNDEKGLINYVLNGLGVQSVPWLTNAWPAKFSLVMAITWRWTGYNMVIYLASLQSIPTELYEAAELDGAGAWAKFWAITVPMMRPTILLTTVLSTIGTLQIFDEPYLLTRSGPSNETLSMATLLYRTAFQNAEFNYASAIAYAMVLIIAVFSLLQFRIAQRGED; this comes from the coding sequence ATGGGGTCGCAGCTACTTACACCAGCAGAGCGCCGCTACCAATGGCGACGGCGACTAACCCCGTACATGTTTTTGCTACCAGCATTGTTGATTTTTGGCATCTTTATGCTCTACCCAATTATTGCCTCGTTGCAATTGAGCTTTGAGAGCCAACTCAACCCCAACAGCGGCTTCAGCCTCGATAACTATCGGCGCTTGTTCGGCGACACGGTGTTTCGTAAAGCGCTGATCAACACGGTGTTTTTGCTGGTATTTCAAGTGCCACTGCAACTTGGCCTCGCAATGGTCTTGGCGGTGTTGCTCAATAGCGCGGTGCTCAAATTTCGCACAGCCTTTCGCTTAATCTATTTTCTGCCAGCAATCACGGCCTTATTTGCCGTGGCCTTGATCTTTCGGCTGCTGCTGAATGATGAAAAAGGCTTGATCAACTATGTGCTCAATGGCTTGGGCGTGCAGTCAGTGCCCTGGCTTACCAATGCTTGGCCCGCTAAATTCTCGCTGGTTATGGCAATTACGTGGCGCTGGACGGGCTATAACATGGTGATTTATCTCGCCAGTTTGCAGAGTATCCCAACCGAGTTGTACGAGGCGGCAGAGCTTGATGGCGCAGGCGCATGGGCCAAATTCTGGGCGATTACCGTGCCGATGATGCGCCCCACCATTTTGCTGACTACGGTGCTTTCAACCATTGGCACGTTGCAAATTTTCGATGAGCCATATCTGCTGACCCGCAGCGGGCCATCCAACGAAACCCTCAGCATGGCCACCTTGCTCTATCGCACGGCCTTCCAAAATGCCGAGTTTAATTACGCTTCGGCAATTGCCTATGCCATGGTCTTGATCATCGCCGTCTTTTCGCTTTTACAATTTCGCATCGCCCAGCGCGGGGAGGATTAA
- a CDS encoding DNA/RNA non-specific endonuclease, with protein sequence MRRFWIGIITLIVLLSGCDAQQFLATPKPSSSNNSNQPQADVNHMALGNPSGALPETSSSDNYLIQRPEYSLAYNRKLNILNWVSWHLDISDLGSTDRSQFTTDPDLPEGWYRVKPTDYTNSGYDRGHMLPSADRTASESINRSVFYMTNIVPQAPDNNQGPWKEFEDYCRDLVRDGKQLYLIAGPEGSDGSIGDPKIRVPKYVWKIALVLDANDQISDINRNTEVIALRMPNRDGIRDKDWRDYIVSVATIEEKTKYTFFTNLSSELQTSLKQKVATP encoded by the coding sequence ATGCGCCGTTTTTGGATTGGGATCATCACGCTGATTGTATTGCTGAGTGGCTGCGATGCCCAGCAATTTCTGGCCACGCCAAAGCCCAGTAGCTCCAATAATTCAAATCAACCGCAAGCCGATGTTAATCACATGGCGTTGGGCAATCCTAGCGGAGCCTTGCCCGAAACCAGCAGCAGCGATAATTACTTGATCCAGCGCCCAGAATATAGCCTAGCCTACAATCGCAAACTGAATATTCTCAATTGGGTCAGTTGGCATTTGGATATTAGCGATTTGGGTAGCACCGACCGCAGCCAATTCACCACCGACCCCGATTTGCCTGAAGGCTGGTATCGGGTTAAGCCGACCGATTACACCAACAGCGGCTATGATCGCGGCCATATGTTGCCATCAGCCGATCGCACCGCCTCGGAAAGTATCAATCGCTCGGTGTTTTATATGACCAACATCGTGCCCCAAGCTCCCGACAACAACCAAGGCCCATGGAAAGAATTCGAGGATTATTGCCGCGATTTGGTGCGTGATGGCAAGCAACTTTATTTGATTGCTGGCCCCGAAGGCTCCGACGGCAGCATCGGCGATCCCAAAATTCGCGTGCCCAAGTATGTTTGGAAGATTGCGCTGGTGCTTGATGCTAACGATCAGATCAGCGATATCAATCGCAATACCGAAGTGATTGCCTTGCGCATGCCCAATCGCGATGGGATTCGCGATAAAGATTGGCGCGATTATATCGTTTCGGTTGCGACCATCGAAGAAAAAACCAAATACACCTTTTTCACCAATTTGAGCAGCGAACTACAAACGAGCCTCAAGCAAAAAGTTGCTACTCCCTAA
- a CDS encoding beta-galactosidase gives MPLGVCYYPEHWPQTWWADDAKQMQALGLEYVRIGEFAWALMEPAAGQYDWAWLDQAIETLASQGLNIVLGTPTATPPAWLTHNQPDLMRIDAQGRRLGHGGRRQACLVNPQYIEYSRQIVTAMAERYGQHPAIAAWQIDNEIGNHGSARCYCDHCAAAFRQWLSQRYGDLASLNQAWGTAFWSQTYSDWQQIPLPNVPVGGGHNPSLVLDYRRFASDQQVAYCAMQAEILRQHSPNRTILTNIAPGDDEINWFDMAQQVDTIAWDNYPHGFPDWQTVAMYHDHIRGLKRQPFWVMEQQPGQINWTPTNPPVPPNQVRLWSYQDAAHGAANVLYFRWRACWLGQEQYHSGLRDHANRPARGSTEARIVANEWQQHGQPEAAPRKVALLVSYDDHWAQQLDPHAQGWNYWQLLRTIHRTLTSYGVGVDIVQRGTPLDAYQLAIAVAPMLDNPAETAGWREWVQAGGTLICTPRSLTKRRDNRTAPDGFPSGLTDLFGADVAEWSALDPAKPWAVQFGETSHTAPLWMEVLNVTHANTLATWSKSYAKGQAAITAATYGKGLAVLMGCYPTEEILGDLLPRLWPAAQRLPSEIERIELTDGVLWFNHGEQAQSIKLQGTWHDCLSGEQCSGECSIESLGIRWLKQP, from the coding sequence ATGCCATTAGGTGTTTGTTATTATCCTGAGCATTGGCCCCAAACGTGGTGGGCCGATGATGCCAAACAGATGCAGGCCTTGGGCTTGGAGTATGTGCGGATTGGCGAGTTTGCTTGGGCTTTGATGGAGCCAGCCGCTGGTCAGTATGATTGGGCATGGCTCGACCAAGCAATTGAAACATTGGCGAGTCAAGGCTTGAACATTGTGCTTGGCACGCCCACCGCCACCCCGCCCGCTTGGCTAACCCATAACCAGCCCGATTTAATGCGGATCGATGCCCAAGGTCGGCGTTTAGGCCATGGTGGTCGTCGCCAAGCTTGTTTGGTCAATCCGCAGTACATCGAATATAGCCGCCAGATCGTCACGGCCATGGCCGAACGCTATGGTCAGCATCCGGCGATTGCCGCTTGGCAAATCGATAACGAAATTGGCAATCATGGCTCGGCGCGGTGCTACTGCGATCATTGCGCTGCGGCTTTTCGCCAATGGCTGAGCCAACGCTACGGCGATTTAGCAAGCCTCAATCAAGCATGGGGCACGGCCTTTTGGAGCCAAACCTACAGCGATTGGCAGCAAATTCCTTTGCCAAATGTACCAGTTGGCGGCGGTCATAATCCCTCGTTGGTGCTCGATTATCGCCGCTTTGCCTCGGATCAGCAGGTGGCATATTGTGCGATGCAGGCAGAAATTTTGCGCCAGCACTCACCAAATCGCACGATTTTAACCAACATTGCACCTGGCGACGATGAGATTAATTGGTTTGATATGGCGCAGCAAGTCGATACAATTGCTTGGGATAATTACCCGCATGGCTTTCCCGATTGGCAAACGGTGGCGATGTATCACGACCATATTCGCGGCCTCAAGCGTCAGCCATTTTGGGTGATGGAGCAACAGCCAGGCCAAATCAACTGGACTCCCACCAATCCGCCAGTGCCACCCAACCAAGTGCGGCTGTGGAGCTATCAAGATGCTGCCCATGGCGCAGCTAATGTGCTGTATTTTCGTTGGCGGGCATGTTGGTTGGGCCAAGAGCAATATCATAGCGGCCTGCGCGATCATGCCAATCGGCCAGCGCGTGGCAGCACCGAAGCCCGGATTGTTGCCAATGAATGGCAGCAGCATGGCCAGCCCGAAGCTGCGCCGCGCAAGGTTGCCTTGCTGGTTTCCTACGACGATCATTGGGCGCAACAACTCGATCCCCATGCTCAAGGCTGGAATTATTGGCAATTGCTGCGCACAATCCATCGCACGCTTACCAGCTATGGGGTTGGGGTTGATATTGTCCAGCGTGGCACGCCACTCGATGCCTATCAACTAGCGATTGCTGTCGCCCCAATGCTTGATAACCCTGCCGAAACTGCGGGCTGGCGCGAGTGGGTTCAGGCAGGCGGCACGTTGATCTGCACGCCACGCAGTTTAACCAAACGCCGCGACAATCGCACTGCTCCTGATGGCTTCCCCAGTGGCTTGACCGATTTATTTGGAGCTGATGTCGCCGAGTGGAGTGCCCTCGACCCAGCCAAGCCATGGGCGGTACAATTTGGCGAGACGAGCCACACCGCACCACTTTGGATGGAAGTGCTGAATGTGACCCATGCCAACACCTTAGCAACCTGGAGCAAGAGTTATGCTAAGGGTCAGGCTGCAATCACCGCCGCGACTTATGGCAAAGGCCTAGCGGTGTTGATGGGTTGCTATCCCACCGAAGAAATTTTGGGCGATCTGTTGCCACGGCTCTGGCCCGCTGCCCAACGCTTGCCCAGCGAAATCGAACGCATCGAGTTGACCGATGGCGTGTTGTGGTTCAACCATGGCGAGCAAGCCCAAAGCATCAAGCTCCAAGGCACCTGGCATGATTGCCTCAGTGGTGAGCAATGCAGTGGCGAGTGTTCAATTGAAAGTTTAGGCATTCGCTGGCTCAAACAACCCTAA
- the ruvX gene encoding Holliday junction resolvase RuvX translates to MSDRPTHGRIIALDVGNKRIGVAMCDPDRIIASGQPTLPAQPTDKAYAQLLQMIADNEVVEVVIGLPLTLRGEVGAQAKAVQAFSRGLEKRTKIPITLYDERFTSVEAERSLEAMGIKKSKHRDHVDELAAILILQDYMSSIAPPRPRYHDPDHEDWD, encoded by the coding sequence ATGAGTGATCGTCCAACCCATGGCCGAATCATCGCTTTGGATGTTGGCAACAAACGGATCGGGGTGGCTATGTGCGACCCCGACCGAATTATCGCCAGCGGCCAGCCAACCCTTCCAGCACAGCCAACCGATAAAGCCTATGCTCAGCTTTTGCAAATGATTGCTGATAACGAGGTCGTTGAGGTGGTGATTGGCTTGCCTTTGACCTTGCGTGGCGAGGTTGGGGCGCAGGCCAAAGCGGTGCAAGCCTTCAGTCGTGGGCTGGAAAAACGCACCAAAATTCCGATTACCTTGTATGATGAGCGCTTTACCAGCGTTGAGGCTGAGCGTTCGCTCGAAGCCATGGGCATCAAAAAAAGCAAACATCGTGATCATGTCGATGAATTAGCCGCTATTTTGATTCTGCAAGATTATATGAGTTCAATCGCGCCGCCCCGCCCACGCTACCACGACCCCGACCACGAAGATTGGGATTAA